Proteins encoded together in one Falco peregrinus isolate bFalPer1 chromosome 2, bFalPer1.pri, whole genome shotgun sequence window:
- the FAM222B gene encoding protein FAM222B isoform X2: MLACLPGPGDLSFQLLSYTQMNTGLQKWDTTQKMRSAQYPTPAELDAYAKKVANNPLTIKIFPNSVKVPQRKHIRRTVNGLDTSGQRYSPYPSQATTKTGLLAIVKSPAKGIIKDFDGTRTRLLPEAMMNPPSTPYVAPSTLTHPQALARQQALQHAQTLPHPQSIPQPQTLQHPQGIPQPQSLPHPQGIPQPQTLPHPQNMQQPQGLQHPQTMAHQTLQHPPNPLLQPGLHGSRKMPDADAPPNVTVSTSTIPLSMAATLQQNQPPDLSSIVHQINQFCQARAGISTTSVCEGQIANPSPISRNLLINASTRVSTHNVPTPMPSCVVNPVDHAAAAIPPASVNVPMVNINRVPPAYQNEIKSVAWNQHQLVHLQQMCGDAAGPAGLAGKHPQREIAGQSFPGKTSNYPQELCMGQSFSLKPPIEKPTPSPPVNGLQGPLPYTNGHYFQPLWNNILPTPNSDSSGSQDLAMPFHGGQPAGAPLDCAGGTHYRAGAGPSSQNNVMQTMDYLSGDFQQSCFRDQSMAVLGKVHRPPMNRAPEPTDSRNLHIQHPGYR, encoded by the exons ATGCTGGCCTGTCTGCCAGGACCAGGTGACCTCtcctttcagcttctttcttacACGCAGATGAACACTGGACTTCAGAAAT GGGACACTACACAGAAAATGAGATCTGCACAGTATCCTACCCCAGCAGAATTGGATGCTTATGCTAAGAAGGTCGCCAACAATCCACTGACTATAAAAATTTTTCCAAACAGTGTCAAGGTTCCCCAGAGGAAACACATACGCCGTACTGTGAACGGACTTGATACTTCGGGCCAGAGGTACAGTCCCTACCCGTCTCAGGCCACCACAAAAACAGGCCTCCTGGCGATAGTCAAATCTCCAGCAAAAGGAATTATCAAAGACTTTGACGGGACACGCACGCGTCTGCTGCCGGAAGCGATGATGAATCCCCCTTCCACACCATACGTTGCACCTAGCACTTTAACCCACCCCCAGGCGCTTGCTCGCCAGCAGGCTCTCCAGCATGCACAGACTTTGCCGCACCCCCAGAGTATACCGCAGCCACAGACTTTGCAGCACCCTCAGGGTATACCACAGCCACAAAGCTTACCGCACCCTCAGGGGATACCGCAGCCACAGACGCTGCCGCACCCTCAGAATATGCAGCAGCCGCAGGGCTTGCAGCATCCTCAGACCATGGCACACCAGACTCTGCAGCACCCCCCAAATCCTTTGCTGCAGCCGGGTTTACATGGAAGCAGAAAGATGCCGGATGCAGATGCGCCGCCGAATGTGACCGTGTCTACCTCAACCATTCCCCTCTCTATGgctgccaccctgcagcagaACCAGCCACCGGACCTGAGCAGCATTGTGCACCAGATTAACCAGTTCTGCCAGGCCAGAGCTGGCATTAGCACTACCTCAGTGTGTGAGGGACAGATTGCAAACCCCAGCCCTATAAGTCGCAACCTGCTTATCAATGCAAGTACCAGGGTATCTACTCACAATGTCCCTACACCCATGCCTTCCTGTGTAGTAAACCCTGTAgatcatgctgctgctgctattccTCCTGCCTCTGTTAATGTGCCCATGGTGAATATTAACAGGGTGCCGCCCGCGTACCAGAACGAAATCAAATCGGTTGCCTGGAACCAGCACCAGCTTGTGCATCTGCAGCAAATgtgtggggatgctgctgggccTGCTGGACTCGCAGGGAAGCACCCTCAGAGAGAGATCGCAGGGCAGAGTTTTCCTGGCAAAACTTCAAACTACCCTCAAGAACTGTGCATGGGCCAGTCATTCAGCTTGAAGCCCCCCATTGAGAAGCCTACGCCTTCTCCACCTGTGAACGGGTTGCAGGGACCCTTGCCATATACCAATGGGCACTATTTCCAGCCCCTCTGGAATAACATTCTGCCCACACCCAACAGTGACAGCTCTGGGTCCCAGGACCTCGCCATGCCTTTCCACGGGGGACAGCCAGCAGGAGCGCCGCTAGATTGTGCAGGAGGAACTCATtacagagctggagctgggccaTCCAGCCAGAATAATGTGATGCAGACCATGGATTACCTAAGCGGGGACTTCCAGCAGTCCTGCTTCAGAGATCAGAGCATGGCCGTGCTGGGAAAAGTCCATCGGCCTCCCATGAACCGAGCACCTGAACCAACCGATAGTCGAAATCTTCATATTCAACACCCAGGGTATAGATAG
- the FAM222B gene encoding protein FAM222B isoform X3 has protein sequence MRSAQYPTPAELDAYAKKVANNPLTIKIFPNSVKVPQRKHIRRTVNGLDTSGQRYSPYPSQATTKTGLLAIVKSPAKGIIKDFDGTRTRLLPEAMMNPPSTPYVAPSTLTHPQALARQQALQHAQTLPHPQSIPQPQTLQHPQGIPQPQSLPHPQGIPQPQTLPHPQNMQQPQGLQHPQTMAHQTLQHPPNPLLQPGLHGSRKMPDADAPPNVTVSTSTIPLSMAATLQQNQPPDLSSIVHQINQFCQARAGISTTSVCEGQIANPSPISRNLLINASTRVSTHNVPTPMPSCVVNPVDHAAAAIPPASVNVPMVNINRVPPAYQNEIKSVAWNQHQLVHLQQMCGDAAGPAGLAGKHPQREIAGQSFPGKTSNYPQELCMGQSFSLKPPIEKPTPSPPVNGLQGPLPYTNGHYFQPLWNNILPTPNSDSSGSQDLAMPFHGGQPAGAPLDCAGGTHYRAGAGPSSQNNVMQTMDYLSGDFQQSCFRDQSMAVLGKVHRPPMNRAPEPTDSRNLHIQHPGYR, from the coding sequence ATGAGATCTGCACAGTATCCTACCCCAGCAGAATTGGATGCTTATGCTAAGAAGGTCGCCAACAATCCACTGACTATAAAAATTTTTCCAAACAGTGTCAAGGTTCCCCAGAGGAAACACATACGCCGTACTGTGAACGGACTTGATACTTCGGGCCAGAGGTACAGTCCCTACCCGTCTCAGGCCACCACAAAAACAGGCCTCCTGGCGATAGTCAAATCTCCAGCAAAAGGAATTATCAAAGACTTTGACGGGACACGCACGCGTCTGCTGCCGGAAGCGATGATGAATCCCCCTTCCACACCATACGTTGCACCTAGCACTTTAACCCACCCCCAGGCGCTTGCTCGCCAGCAGGCTCTCCAGCATGCACAGACTTTGCCGCACCCCCAGAGTATACCGCAGCCACAGACTTTGCAGCACCCTCAGGGTATACCACAGCCACAAAGCTTACCGCACCCTCAGGGGATACCGCAGCCACAGACGCTGCCGCACCCTCAGAATATGCAGCAGCCGCAGGGCTTGCAGCATCCTCAGACCATGGCACACCAGACTCTGCAGCACCCCCCAAATCCTTTGCTGCAGCCGGGTTTACATGGAAGCAGAAAGATGCCGGATGCAGATGCGCCGCCGAATGTGACCGTGTCTACCTCAACCATTCCCCTCTCTATGgctgccaccctgcagcagaACCAGCCACCGGACCTGAGCAGCATTGTGCACCAGATTAACCAGTTCTGCCAGGCCAGAGCTGGCATTAGCACTACCTCAGTGTGTGAGGGACAGATTGCAAACCCCAGCCCTATAAGTCGCAACCTGCTTATCAATGCAAGTACCAGGGTATCTACTCACAATGTCCCTACACCCATGCCTTCCTGTGTAGTAAACCCTGTAgatcatgctgctgctgctattccTCCTGCCTCTGTTAATGTGCCCATGGTGAATATTAACAGGGTGCCGCCCGCGTACCAGAACGAAATCAAATCGGTTGCCTGGAACCAGCACCAGCTTGTGCATCTGCAGCAAATgtgtggggatgctgctgggccTGCTGGACTCGCAGGGAAGCACCCTCAGAGAGAGATCGCAGGGCAGAGTTTTCCTGGCAAAACTTCAAACTACCCTCAAGAACTGTGCATGGGCCAGTCATTCAGCTTGAAGCCCCCCATTGAGAAGCCTACGCCTTCTCCACCTGTGAACGGGTTGCAGGGACCCTTGCCATATACCAATGGGCACTATTTCCAGCCCCTCTGGAATAACATTCTGCCCACACCCAACAGTGACAGCTCTGGGTCCCAGGACCTCGCCATGCCTTTCCACGGGGGACAGCCAGCAGGAGCGCCGCTAGATTGTGCAGGAGGAACTCATtacagagctggagctgggccaTCCAGCCAGAATAATGTGATGCAGACCATGGATTACCTAAGCGGGGACTTCCAGCAGTCCTGCTTCAGAGATCAGAGCATGGCCGTGCTGGGAAAAGTCCATCGGCCTCCCATGAACCGAGCACCTGAACCAACCGATAGTCGAAATCTTCATATTCAACACCCAGGGTATAGATAG
- the FAM222B gene encoding protein FAM222B isoform X1 — translation MVHMHNRCTLKSIPSMSLPAFTHHQHTWSARDTTQKMRSAQYPTPAELDAYAKKVANNPLTIKIFPNSVKVPQRKHIRRTVNGLDTSGQRYSPYPSQATTKTGLLAIVKSPAKGIIKDFDGTRTRLLPEAMMNPPSTPYVAPSTLTHPQALARQQALQHAQTLPHPQSIPQPQTLQHPQGIPQPQSLPHPQGIPQPQTLPHPQNMQQPQGLQHPQTMAHQTLQHPPNPLLQPGLHGSRKMPDADAPPNVTVSTSTIPLSMAATLQQNQPPDLSSIVHQINQFCQARAGISTTSVCEGQIANPSPISRNLLINASTRVSTHNVPTPMPSCVVNPVDHAAAAIPPASVNVPMVNINRVPPAYQNEIKSVAWNQHQLVHLQQMCGDAAGPAGLAGKHPQREIAGQSFPGKTSNYPQELCMGQSFSLKPPIEKPTPSPPVNGLQGPLPYTNGHYFQPLWNNILPTPNSDSSGSQDLAMPFHGGQPAGAPLDCAGGTHYRAGAGPSSQNNVMQTMDYLSGDFQQSCFRDQSMAVLGKVHRPPMNRAPEPTDSRNLHIQHPGYR, via the coding sequence GGGACACTACACAGAAAATGAGATCTGCACAGTATCCTACCCCAGCAGAATTGGATGCTTATGCTAAGAAGGTCGCCAACAATCCACTGACTATAAAAATTTTTCCAAACAGTGTCAAGGTTCCCCAGAGGAAACACATACGCCGTACTGTGAACGGACTTGATACTTCGGGCCAGAGGTACAGTCCCTACCCGTCTCAGGCCACCACAAAAACAGGCCTCCTGGCGATAGTCAAATCTCCAGCAAAAGGAATTATCAAAGACTTTGACGGGACACGCACGCGTCTGCTGCCGGAAGCGATGATGAATCCCCCTTCCACACCATACGTTGCACCTAGCACTTTAACCCACCCCCAGGCGCTTGCTCGCCAGCAGGCTCTCCAGCATGCACAGACTTTGCCGCACCCCCAGAGTATACCGCAGCCACAGACTTTGCAGCACCCTCAGGGTATACCACAGCCACAAAGCTTACCGCACCCTCAGGGGATACCGCAGCCACAGACGCTGCCGCACCCTCAGAATATGCAGCAGCCGCAGGGCTTGCAGCATCCTCAGACCATGGCACACCAGACTCTGCAGCACCCCCCAAATCCTTTGCTGCAGCCGGGTTTACATGGAAGCAGAAAGATGCCGGATGCAGATGCGCCGCCGAATGTGACCGTGTCTACCTCAACCATTCCCCTCTCTATGgctgccaccctgcagcagaACCAGCCACCGGACCTGAGCAGCATTGTGCACCAGATTAACCAGTTCTGCCAGGCCAGAGCTGGCATTAGCACTACCTCAGTGTGTGAGGGACAGATTGCAAACCCCAGCCCTATAAGTCGCAACCTGCTTATCAATGCAAGTACCAGGGTATCTACTCACAATGTCCCTACACCCATGCCTTCCTGTGTAGTAAACCCTGTAgatcatgctgctgctgctattccTCCTGCCTCTGTTAATGTGCCCATGGTGAATATTAACAGGGTGCCGCCCGCGTACCAGAACGAAATCAAATCGGTTGCCTGGAACCAGCACCAGCTTGTGCATCTGCAGCAAATgtgtggggatgctgctgggccTGCTGGACTCGCAGGGAAGCACCCTCAGAGAGAGATCGCAGGGCAGAGTTTTCCTGGCAAAACTTCAAACTACCCTCAAGAACTGTGCATGGGCCAGTCATTCAGCTTGAAGCCCCCCATTGAGAAGCCTACGCCTTCTCCACCTGTGAACGGGTTGCAGGGACCCTTGCCATATACCAATGGGCACTATTTCCAGCCCCTCTGGAATAACATTCTGCCCACACCCAACAGTGACAGCTCTGGGTCCCAGGACCTCGCCATGCCTTTCCACGGGGGACAGCCAGCAGGAGCGCCGCTAGATTGTGCAGGAGGAACTCATtacagagctggagctgggccaTCCAGCCAGAATAATGTGATGCAGACCATGGATTACCTAAGCGGGGACTTCCAGCAGTCCTGCTTCAGAGATCAGAGCATGGCCGTGCTGGGAAAAGTCCATCGGCCTCCCATGAACCGAGCACCTGAACCAACCGATAGTCGAAATCTTCATATTCAACACCCAGGGTATAGATAG